In the genome of Eschrichtius robustus isolate mEscRob2 chromosome 12, mEscRob2.pri, whole genome shotgun sequence, one region contains:
- the MKRN2 gene encoding E3 ubiquitin-protein ligase makorin-2 isoform X1 → MSTKQVTCRYFMHGVCREGNQCLFSHDLANSKPSTICKYYQKGCCAYGTRCRYDHTRPSAAAGGAMGTVPHGVPSLGFHSPHPPSDLTASIVKTNLHEPGKREKRTLVLRDRNLSGMAEEKTCPSVMSNPGGCRDPQNSPELKPHSYLEAIRSGLDNVEASSSYSSEQQLCPYAAAGECRFGDACVYLHGEVCEICRLQVLHPFDPEQRKAHEKICMSTFEHEMEKAFAFQASQDKVCSICMEVILEKASASERRFGILSNCNHTYCLSCIRQWRCAKQFENPIIKSCPECRVISEFVIPSVYWVEDQNKKNELIEAFKQGMGKKACKYFEQGKGTCPFGSKCLYRHAYPDGRLAEPEKPRKQLSSEGTVRFFNSVRLWDFIENRESQHVHNTEDVDMTELGDLFMHLSGVESSEP, encoded by the exons GTATTTTATGCATGGTGTGTGTCGGGAAGGAAACCAGTGCCTGTTCTCACATGACTTGGCAAACAGCAAGCCATCTACCATCTGCAAATACTACCAGAAGGGCTGCTGCGCCTACGGAACTCGTTGCAG ATACGATCACACGAGGCCCTCTGCTGCAGCTGGTGGGGCCATGGGCACTGTTCCCCACGGGGTGCCCTCCCTGGGTTTCCACAGTCCTCACCCTCCTTCTGACCTCACTGCATCAATCGTGAAAACTAACTTACATGAGCCTGGGAAACGTGAAAAGAGGACATTGGTACTTAGAGACCGAA atCTCTCTGGCATGGCTGAAGAAAAGACTTGCCCAAGTGTGATGAGTAATCCCGGAGGCTGCAGAGACCCGCAGAACAGCCCGGAGCTGAAGCCGCATTCCTACCTAGAAGCAATCAGGAGTGGTCTCGACAACGTAGAAGCTAGCAGCTCCTACAGCAGCGAGCAGCAGCTGTGCCCCTACGCAGCTGCCGGGGAGTGCCGATTTGGGGATGCTTGTGTCTACCTGCATGGGGAAGTTTGTGAAATCTGTAGGTTACAAGTCCTGCACCCGTTCGACCCAGAGCAAAGGAAAGCTCACGAGAAG ATCTGCATGTCAACATTCGAACACGAGATGGAGAAGGCCTTTGCCTTCCAGGCGAGTCAGGACAAAGTGTGCAGCATCTGCATGGAGGTTATCCTCGAGAAGGCGTCAGCCTCGGAGCGGAGGTTCGGGATCCTTTCCAACTGCAACCACACGTATTGCCTGTCTTGCATCCGGCAGTGGAGGTGTGCCAAGCAGTTTGAGAACCCAATCATCAA GTCTTGTCCAGAGTGCCGTGTGATATCAGAGTTTGTAATTCCAAGTGTGTATTGGGTAGAAGATCAGAATAAAAAGAACGAGTTGATTGAAGCTTTCAAACAGGGAATGGG aaaaaaagcttGTAAATACTTTGAGCAAGGCAAAGGGACCTGCCCATTTGGAAGCAAATGCCTTTACCGCCATGCTTACCCTGATGGGCGGCTAGCAGAACCAGAGAAACCTCGGAAACAGCTCAGTTCTGAAGGCACCGTGAGG TTCTTTAATTCAGTGCGGCTCTGGGATTTCATTGAGAACCGAGAGAGCCAGCATGTCCACAACACTGAAGACGTCGACATGACAGAGCTTGGGGACCTCTTCATGCACCTCTCCGGAGTGGAGTCATCAGAACCCTGA
- the MKRN2 gene encoding E3 ubiquitin-protein ligase makorin-2 isoform X2, giving the protein MGTVPHGVPSLGFHSPHPPSDLTASIVKTNLHEPGKREKRTLVLRDRNLSGMAEEKTCPSVMSNPGGCRDPQNSPELKPHSYLEAIRSGLDNVEASSSYSSEQQLCPYAAAGECRFGDACVYLHGEVCEICRLQVLHPFDPEQRKAHEKICMSTFEHEMEKAFAFQASQDKVCSICMEVILEKASASERRFGILSNCNHTYCLSCIRQWRCAKQFENPIIKSCPECRVISEFVIPSVYWVEDQNKKNELIEAFKQGMGKKACKYFEQGKGTCPFGSKCLYRHAYPDGRLAEPEKPRKQLSSEGTVRFFNSVRLWDFIENRESQHVHNTEDVDMTELGDLFMHLSGVESSEP; this is encoded by the exons ATGGGCACTGTTCCCCACGGGGTGCCCTCCCTGGGTTTCCACAGTCCTCACCCTCCTTCTGACCTCACTGCATCAATCGTGAAAACTAACTTACATGAGCCTGGGAAACGTGAAAAGAGGACATTGGTACTTAGAGACCGAA atCTCTCTGGCATGGCTGAAGAAAAGACTTGCCCAAGTGTGATGAGTAATCCCGGAGGCTGCAGAGACCCGCAGAACAGCCCGGAGCTGAAGCCGCATTCCTACCTAGAAGCAATCAGGAGTGGTCTCGACAACGTAGAAGCTAGCAGCTCCTACAGCAGCGAGCAGCAGCTGTGCCCCTACGCAGCTGCCGGGGAGTGCCGATTTGGGGATGCTTGTGTCTACCTGCATGGGGAAGTTTGTGAAATCTGTAGGTTACAAGTCCTGCACCCGTTCGACCCAGAGCAAAGGAAAGCTCACGAGAAG ATCTGCATGTCAACATTCGAACACGAGATGGAGAAGGCCTTTGCCTTCCAGGCGAGTCAGGACAAAGTGTGCAGCATCTGCATGGAGGTTATCCTCGAGAAGGCGTCAGCCTCGGAGCGGAGGTTCGGGATCCTTTCCAACTGCAACCACACGTATTGCCTGTCTTGCATCCGGCAGTGGAGGTGTGCCAAGCAGTTTGAGAACCCAATCATCAA GTCTTGTCCAGAGTGCCGTGTGATATCAGAGTTTGTAATTCCAAGTGTGTATTGGGTAGAAGATCAGAATAAAAAGAACGAGTTGATTGAAGCTTTCAAACAGGGAATGGG aaaaaaagcttGTAAATACTTTGAGCAAGGCAAAGGGACCTGCCCATTTGGAAGCAAATGCCTTTACCGCCATGCTTACCCTGATGGGCGGCTAGCAGAACCAGAGAAACCTCGGAAACAGCTCAGTTCTGAAGGCACCGTGAGG TTCTTTAATTCAGTGCGGCTCTGGGATTTCATTGAGAACCGAGAGAGCCAGCATGTCCACAACACTGAAGACGTCGACATGACAGAGCTTGGGGACCTCTTCATGCACCTCTCCGGAGTGGAGTCATCAGAACCCTGA